The following proteins come from a genomic window of Dysidea avara chromosome 12, odDysAvar1.4, whole genome shotgun sequence:
- the LOC136240154 gene encoding epidermal growth factor receptor-like isoform X2: MYCLLRDMIVVLLIISAAVITSVTTSCNNREFCDGLRVLENAVSRGESKEQFLEDMRAMYCGCRVIDGSVNIVNRPMNETYSSTDFEFLSSVEEIGDTLLIQNINVTDNITLPNLRLIRGHNLLNFGAEPSGNPAIYIHNVTVYLPKLTEITLGDVYIVTVSSCNHRGVLWEDILTGPNSQYQDIGNDHCPSSTDIIASDCSHLTKNFGTCFEDCSTRRCYLNMAGNPQCCSRECAAGCVGPNDNQCTACVNFNNNGTCATNCPPREIYNPGTEQFENNDNFKFHFGSLCVESCPSNRFEQGTFCVSECQPGFQTVGRICEPCPNGVCVGGRVCRGVDEELLPATVPSFSGCTIVNGDLTFNFITYLQFISQDLNLTQAKENLSSIEVILGRLVIANWGEEVFDYLPNLMYIGGFEGNTTLSDNHFVSLAIHDNNSTSTLLLTVSLTQIHFPKLVEISGLDIWLVNNPTLCYIGELEYYKASPNQTVVYDGATAQRNYNECVAAGMSCHNQCNETYRCWGPSDTDCVVCRIYLYRNGAERICVDSCNSTRLQFLSLFLYADNSTMTCEVCHEECNDSCSGPAPGDCFGRCENFALPTANNTITCVSQCPLGTYPNDTNFCLPCNSVCVPQTGCTGPSDRLEDGGCNRCYHVLRNETLGQIRCLPDGGCINRTFLNLPFDPVEPFPFPTRFCDPCHKHCQSCNGPEAHQCSQCVFALREDNQGRSICVGSCEDGEYVSAKRCLLCHEECDGCLGGSQQECIACKNIKNTLSDGDTFECLPSGRCPSNKYENIVNSTCDQCHPYCAECVGPESTNCTSCNDPPGYTITPPEGDDLGLFGCCDPNFMAVEENQTCIGTTLEMDEGESSAAVIGSIIGGVVLILIIVITVFLIFICNKHYRAARIAYLAMHDEQFILKPPKAAPNTAQLTIISENTLELEKELGSGAFGTVYKGYWQPEDDESKYTVAIKVLNISTSASQTELLQEGVTMASIDNEYVVQLYGLSLGAKMMLVSEFVPLGSLYNHLKSVKEECTAKTVLTFAAQIAAGMKYLETIRMVHRDLATRNVLVQGPEHVKITDFGLTKILDVGETTYKSEKEKVPVRWLAPESLINRLYTHKSDVWSYGVTVWEILTFGARPYPGIKAQELLGSIYNGVRLQQPETCSRDLYNELLKCWTVDYNARPSFTELESTMEKFLNDEPTKYVFTMGDDSLQRYVTLPVSSKESPYEKYEYPYGYSDTYVDGYIKSTSLNVPKIRQADTTPTAKSNEYYITEAIEYDDTLPTSDNNTKVVDEKDDNLTTSDNDPVTVIDEYDDVTNNDDHDYVQLKTD; this comes from the exons ATCTAGTGTGGAAGAAATTGGTGACACATTATTGATTCAGAACATCAATGTAACTGATAATATAACGCTACCAAATTTACGACTCATCAGAGGACATAACCTGTTAAATTTTGGAGCAGAACCAAGTGGAAATCCAGCAATATATATTCACAATGTAACAGTGTACCTACCAAAACTGACAGAGATCACATTAGGAGATGTGTACATTGTGACTGTCAGCTCTTGTAATCACAGAGGTGTCCTGTGGGAGGATATTCTTACTGGCCCTAACAGTCAATATCAAGACATAGGAAATGATCATTGTCCTA GCAGTACAGACATAATTGCTAGTGATTGTTCACACT TGACAAAGAATTTTGGCACTTGTTTTGAAGACTGTTCAACTAGGAGGTGTTACCTTAACATGGCAGGGAATCCTCAGTGTTGTAGTAGAGAATGTGCAGCTGGTTGTGTGGGACCTAATGATAACCAGTGTACC GCCTGTGTGAACTTCAACAACAATGGCACTTGTGCAACTAACTGTCCTCCAAGGGAAATATACAATCCTGGAACTGAGCAATTTGAGAATAATGATAATTTCAAATTTCATTTTGGTTCACTCTGTGTAGAATCGTGTCCTA GTAATCGTTTTGAACAAGGAACATTTTGTGTAAGTGAGTGTCAACCAGGTTTCCAAACAGTGGGACGTATTTGTGAACCATGTCCAAATGGAGTGTGTGTGGGAGGAAGAG TGTGTAGAGGAGTAGATGAAGAACTGTTACCTGCTACAGTTCCATCATTTTCTGGATGCACTATTGTTAATGGTGACCTTACTTTTAATTTCATAACATATTTACAGTTCAT CTCTCAGGATCTCAACTTAACGCAAGCTAAGGAAAACCTCTCTAGTATTGAAGTGATTTTAGGACGACTAGTCATTGCTAACTGGGGAGAGGAAGTGTTTGACTATCTTCCTAACCTCATGTACATTGGAGGATTTGAGGGGAACACTACTTTATCAGACAATCATTTTGTTTCTCTGGCCATTCATGACAACAACTCAACCTCCACTCTTCTTCTTACTGTCAGTCTAACACAAATACACTTTCCCAAACTAGTGGAAATATCAGGGTTAGATATTTGGCTAGTTAACAATCCTACCTTGTGTTATATTGGAGAACTGGAGTATTACAAAGCATCACCTAACCAAACGGTTGTATATGATGGTGCTACTGCACAAAGGAATTACAATGAATGTG TTGCTGCAGGGATGTCATGTCACAACCAGTGTAATGAGACATATCGGTGTTGGGGTCCATCTGATACtgactgtgtagtgtgtagaaTTTATCTGTACAGGAATGGAGCTGAACGTATTTGTGTTGACTCCTGTAACTCTACTAGACTACAATTCCTATCCCT ATTCTTGTATGCTGACAACTCTACAATGACATGTGAAGTGTGTCATGAAGAGTGCAATGATTCTTGTTCTGGTCCA GCACCTGGTGACTGTTTTGGTCGATGTGAGAATTTTGCTCTTCCCACTGCCAACAACACTATCACTTGTGTTTCACAGTGTCCATTAGGTACTTATCCTAATGACACTAACTTCTGTCTCCCTTgtaatagtgtgtgtgtaccacaaACTGGATGTACTGGTCCTAGTGATCGTTTAGAAGATGGTGGATGTAATCGTTGTTATCATGTGTTGAGAAATGAGACTTTAGGTCAAATAAGATGTCTCCCTGATGGTGGCTGTATTAACAGAACATTTTTAAATCTTCCATTTGATCCTGTTGAACCATTTCCATTCCCAACACGATTTTGTGATCCTTGTCATAAACACTGTCAATCTTGTAATGGACCTGAGGCCCATCAATGTTCACAATGTGTGTTTGCATTAAGAGAAGACAATCAAGGTCGCTccatttgtgttggtagttgtGAAGATGGAGAATATGTCAGTGCCAAACGTTGTCTATTGTGTCATGAAGAGTGTGATGGATGTCTTGGTGGGAGTCAACAAGAATGTATTGCTTGTAAGAATATTAAGAATACTTTGAGTGATGGTGACACATTTGAGTGTTTACCTTCAGGAAGATGTCCCAGTAACAAATATGAGAATATAGTTAATTCAACATGTGATCAATGTCATCCTTATTGTGCAGAATGTGTTGGTCCAGAGTCCACCAACTGTACATCATGTAATGATCCTCCAGGATACACCATCACTCCACCAGAGGGTGATGATCTAGGACTGTTTGGTTGTTGTGATCCTAATTTCATGGCAGTGGAAGAAAATCAAACATGCATAGGAACAACATTAGAAAT GGATGAAGGGGAATCATCTGCTGCAGTTATAGGAAGCATAATTGGAGGAGTAGTATTGATATTGATAATTGTCATCACGGTATTTCTAATTTTCATTTGTAACAAACATTATCGG GCAGCCAGGATTGCCTACCTTGCAATGCACGATGAACAATTT ATATTAAAACCTCCTAAAGCTGCACCAAACACAGCACAACTAACTATTATATCAGAAAACACATTGGAGTTAGAAAAGGAGCTTGGAAGTGGAGCATTTGGAACGGTTTATAAG GGATACTGGCAACCAGAAGATGATGAAAGCAAGTACACAGTAGCTATCAAAGTGTTGAATATCTCAACATCTGCCAGTCAAACAGAACTACTCCAG GAAGGTGTTACTATGGCATCCATTGACAATGAGTATGTGGTACAACTCTATGGATTGAGTTTAGGAGCAAAAATGATGCTTGTGTCAGAGTTTGTACCTTTGGGATCATTGTACAATCATTTGAAATCAGTCAAGGAAGAGTGTACTGCAAAAACTGTATTGACTTTTGCAGCACAAATTGCAGCG GGAATGAAATATCTCGAGACCATAAGAATGGTGCACCGTGACTTGGCCACCAGAAATGTACTAG TTCAAGGACCTGAGCATGTTAAGATTACTGACTTTGGTCTCACCAAAATCCTTGATGTTGGAGAAACAACTTATAAATCAGAAAAAGAAAAAGTTCCAGTCAGATGGTTAGCTCCAGAATCTCTCATAAACAGACTCTACACACATAAATCTGATGTGTGGTCATACG GAGTGACAGTATGGGAGATACTTACATTTGGTGCTAGACCTTATCCCGGTATAAAAGCCCAAGAACTACTGGGATCTATTTACAATGGTGTGAGACTACAGCAACCAGAAACATGTTCAAGAGACTTGTACAATGAACTACTAAAAT GTTGGACAGTTGATTACAATGCTCGTCCATCATTCACTGAACTAGAAAGTACAATGGAAAAGTTTCTAAATGATGAACCAACGAAATATGTTTTTACTATG GGTGATGACAGCTTGCAGAGGTATGTTACTTTACCAGTCAGCAGCAAGGAAAGTCCTTATGAAAAATATGAATATCCATATGGTTACTCTGATACTTATGTTGATGGTTACATCAAATCGACATCATTAAATGTTCCAAAAATACGACAGGCTGACACTACACCAACAGCCAAAAGCAATGAATATTACATCACTGAAGCTATAGAGTATGATGACACACTACCAACCAGTGATAACAATACTAAAGTGGTTGATGAAAAGGATGATAACCTGACTACCAGTGACAATGACCCTGTTACTGTGATAGATGAGTACGATGATGTTACCAACAATGATGATCATGATTATGTTCAGCTCAAAACTGACTAA
- the LOC136240154 gene encoding epidermal growth factor receptor-like isoform X1: protein MYCLLRDMIVVLLIISAAVITSVTTSCNNREFCDGLRVLENAVSRGESKEQFLEDMRAMYCGCRVIDGSVNIVNRPMNETYSSTDFEFLSSVEEIGDTLLIQNINVTDNITLPNLRLIRGHNLLNFGAEPSGNPAIYIHNVTVYLPKLTEITLGDVYIVTVSSCNHRGVLWEDILTGPNSQYQDIGNDHCPSSTDIIASDCSHCEYQYCWSSGLCQTLTKNFGTCFEDCSTRRCYLNMAGNPQCCSRECAAGCVGPNDNQCTACVNFNNNGTCATNCPPREIYNPGTEQFENNDNFKFHFGSLCVESCPSNRFEQGTFCVSECQPGFQTVGRICEPCPNGVCVGGRVCRGVDEELLPATVPSFSGCTIVNGDLTFNFITYLQFISQDLNLTQAKENLSSIEVILGRLVIANWGEEVFDYLPNLMYIGGFEGNTTLSDNHFVSLAIHDNNSTSTLLLTVSLTQIHFPKLVEISGLDIWLVNNPTLCYIGELEYYKASPNQTVVYDGATAQRNYNECVAAGMSCHNQCNETYRCWGPSDTDCVVCRIYLYRNGAERICVDSCNSTRLQFLSLFLYADNSTMTCEVCHEECNDSCSGPAPGDCFGRCENFALPTANNTITCVSQCPLGTYPNDTNFCLPCNSVCVPQTGCTGPSDRLEDGGCNRCYHVLRNETLGQIRCLPDGGCINRTFLNLPFDPVEPFPFPTRFCDPCHKHCQSCNGPEAHQCSQCVFALREDNQGRSICVGSCEDGEYVSAKRCLLCHEECDGCLGGSQQECIACKNIKNTLSDGDTFECLPSGRCPSNKYENIVNSTCDQCHPYCAECVGPESTNCTSCNDPPGYTITPPEGDDLGLFGCCDPNFMAVEENQTCIGTTLEMDEGESSAAVIGSIIGGVVLILIIVITVFLIFICNKHYRAARIAYLAMHDEQFILKPPKAAPNTAQLTIISENTLELEKELGSGAFGTVYKGYWQPEDDESKYTVAIKVLNISTSASQTELLQEGVTMASIDNEYVVQLYGLSLGAKMMLVSEFVPLGSLYNHLKSVKEECTAKTVLTFAAQIAAGMKYLETIRMVHRDLATRNVLVQGPEHVKITDFGLTKILDVGETTYKSEKEKVPVRWLAPESLINRLYTHKSDVWSYGVTVWEILTFGARPYPGIKAQELLGSIYNGVRLQQPETCSRDLYNELLKCWTVDYNARPSFTELESTMEKFLNDEPTKYVFTMGDDSLQRYVTLPVSSKESPYEKYEYPYGYSDTYVDGYIKSTSLNVPKIRQADTTPTAKSNEYYITEAIEYDDTLPTSDNNTKVVDEKDDNLTTSDNDPVTVIDEYDDVTNNDDHDYVQLKTD, encoded by the exons ATCTAGTGTGGAAGAAATTGGTGACACATTATTGATTCAGAACATCAATGTAACTGATAATATAACGCTACCAAATTTACGACTCATCAGAGGACATAACCTGTTAAATTTTGGAGCAGAACCAAGTGGAAATCCAGCAATATATATTCACAATGTAACAGTGTACCTACCAAAACTGACAGAGATCACATTAGGAGATGTGTACATTGTGACTGTCAGCTCTTGTAATCACAGAGGTGTCCTGTGGGAGGATATTCTTACTGGCCCTAACAGTCAATATCAAGACATAGGAAATGATCATTGTCCTA GCAGTACAGACATAATTGCTAGTGATTGTTCACACTGTGAGTACCAATATTGTTGGAGTTCGGGATTGTGTCAAACTT TGACAAAGAATTTTGGCACTTGTTTTGAAGACTGTTCAACTAGGAGGTGTTACCTTAACATGGCAGGGAATCCTCAGTGTTGTAGTAGAGAATGTGCAGCTGGTTGTGTGGGACCTAATGATAACCAGTGTACC GCCTGTGTGAACTTCAACAACAATGGCACTTGTGCAACTAACTGTCCTCCAAGGGAAATATACAATCCTGGAACTGAGCAATTTGAGAATAATGATAATTTCAAATTTCATTTTGGTTCACTCTGTGTAGAATCGTGTCCTA GTAATCGTTTTGAACAAGGAACATTTTGTGTAAGTGAGTGTCAACCAGGTTTCCAAACAGTGGGACGTATTTGTGAACCATGTCCAAATGGAGTGTGTGTGGGAGGAAGAG TGTGTAGAGGAGTAGATGAAGAACTGTTACCTGCTACAGTTCCATCATTTTCTGGATGCACTATTGTTAATGGTGACCTTACTTTTAATTTCATAACATATTTACAGTTCAT CTCTCAGGATCTCAACTTAACGCAAGCTAAGGAAAACCTCTCTAGTATTGAAGTGATTTTAGGACGACTAGTCATTGCTAACTGGGGAGAGGAAGTGTTTGACTATCTTCCTAACCTCATGTACATTGGAGGATTTGAGGGGAACACTACTTTATCAGACAATCATTTTGTTTCTCTGGCCATTCATGACAACAACTCAACCTCCACTCTTCTTCTTACTGTCAGTCTAACACAAATACACTTTCCCAAACTAGTGGAAATATCAGGGTTAGATATTTGGCTAGTTAACAATCCTACCTTGTGTTATATTGGAGAACTGGAGTATTACAAAGCATCACCTAACCAAACGGTTGTATATGATGGTGCTACTGCACAAAGGAATTACAATGAATGTG TTGCTGCAGGGATGTCATGTCACAACCAGTGTAATGAGACATATCGGTGTTGGGGTCCATCTGATACtgactgtgtagtgtgtagaaTTTATCTGTACAGGAATGGAGCTGAACGTATTTGTGTTGACTCCTGTAACTCTACTAGACTACAATTCCTATCCCT ATTCTTGTATGCTGACAACTCTACAATGACATGTGAAGTGTGTCATGAAGAGTGCAATGATTCTTGTTCTGGTCCA GCACCTGGTGACTGTTTTGGTCGATGTGAGAATTTTGCTCTTCCCACTGCCAACAACACTATCACTTGTGTTTCACAGTGTCCATTAGGTACTTATCCTAATGACACTAACTTCTGTCTCCCTTgtaatagtgtgtgtgtaccacaaACTGGATGTACTGGTCCTAGTGATCGTTTAGAAGATGGTGGATGTAATCGTTGTTATCATGTGTTGAGAAATGAGACTTTAGGTCAAATAAGATGTCTCCCTGATGGTGGCTGTATTAACAGAACATTTTTAAATCTTCCATTTGATCCTGTTGAACCATTTCCATTCCCAACACGATTTTGTGATCCTTGTCATAAACACTGTCAATCTTGTAATGGACCTGAGGCCCATCAATGTTCACAATGTGTGTTTGCATTAAGAGAAGACAATCAAGGTCGCTccatttgtgttggtagttgtGAAGATGGAGAATATGTCAGTGCCAAACGTTGTCTATTGTGTCATGAAGAGTGTGATGGATGTCTTGGTGGGAGTCAACAAGAATGTATTGCTTGTAAGAATATTAAGAATACTTTGAGTGATGGTGACACATTTGAGTGTTTACCTTCAGGAAGATGTCCCAGTAACAAATATGAGAATATAGTTAATTCAACATGTGATCAATGTCATCCTTATTGTGCAGAATGTGTTGGTCCAGAGTCCACCAACTGTACATCATGTAATGATCCTCCAGGATACACCATCACTCCACCAGAGGGTGATGATCTAGGACTGTTTGGTTGTTGTGATCCTAATTTCATGGCAGTGGAAGAAAATCAAACATGCATAGGAACAACATTAGAAAT GGATGAAGGGGAATCATCTGCTGCAGTTATAGGAAGCATAATTGGAGGAGTAGTATTGATATTGATAATTGTCATCACGGTATTTCTAATTTTCATTTGTAACAAACATTATCGG GCAGCCAGGATTGCCTACCTTGCAATGCACGATGAACAATTT ATATTAAAACCTCCTAAAGCTGCACCAAACACAGCACAACTAACTATTATATCAGAAAACACATTGGAGTTAGAAAAGGAGCTTGGAAGTGGAGCATTTGGAACGGTTTATAAG GGATACTGGCAACCAGAAGATGATGAAAGCAAGTACACAGTAGCTATCAAAGTGTTGAATATCTCAACATCTGCCAGTCAAACAGAACTACTCCAG GAAGGTGTTACTATGGCATCCATTGACAATGAGTATGTGGTACAACTCTATGGATTGAGTTTAGGAGCAAAAATGATGCTTGTGTCAGAGTTTGTACCTTTGGGATCATTGTACAATCATTTGAAATCAGTCAAGGAAGAGTGTACTGCAAAAACTGTATTGACTTTTGCAGCACAAATTGCAGCG GGAATGAAATATCTCGAGACCATAAGAATGGTGCACCGTGACTTGGCCACCAGAAATGTACTAG TTCAAGGACCTGAGCATGTTAAGATTACTGACTTTGGTCTCACCAAAATCCTTGATGTTGGAGAAACAACTTATAAATCAGAAAAAGAAAAAGTTCCAGTCAGATGGTTAGCTCCAGAATCTCTCATAAACAGACTCTACACACATAAATCTGATGTGTGGTCATACG GAGTGACAGTATGGGAGATACTTACATTTGGTGCTAGACCTTATCCCGGTATAAAAGCCCAAGAACTACTGGGATCTATTTACAATGGTGTGAGACTACAGCAACCAGAAACATGTTCAAGAGACTTGTACAATGAACTACTAAAAT GTTGGACAGTTGATTACAATGCTCGTCCATCATTCACTGAACTAGAAAGTACAATGGAAAAGTTTCTAAATGATGAACCAACGAAATATGTTTTTACTATG GGTGATGACAGCTTGCAGAGGTATGTTACTTTACCAGTCAGCAGCAAGGAAAGTCCTTATGAAAAATATGAATATCCATATGGTTACTCTGATACTTATGTTGATGGTTACATCAAATCGACATCATTAAATGTTCCAAAAATACGACAGGCTGACACTACACCAACAGCCAAAAGCAATGAATATTACATCACTGAAGCTATAGAGTATGATGACACACTACCAACCAGTGATAACAATACTAAAGTGGTTGATGAAAAGGATGATAACCTGACTACCAGTGACAATGACCCTGTTACTGTGATAGATGAGTACGATGATGTTACCAACAATGATGATCATGATTATGTTCAGCTCAAAACTGACTAA